The following are encoded in a window of Bradyrhizobium sp. WBOS07 genomic DNA:
- a CDS encoding methyl-accepting chemotaxis protein, with protein sequence MSFFKKSVSKLLLVLMALLAAGALASTAFQMFGAFGRYSDSLETERLAAADKAIFQGVLALRNNRGDAQSALLGEDDPRAKLGAAEKAEQAGYDAIVAALSTVEFARRDELASTLKQRWSEAAPKFQLFYDEAKLPRAERKVERTAPWYDGVTKVIETANLASTAVSNRAWTNDPFIARMIQARRLAWQVRDRYGIQCSTLRPNINTSKPLDETQKQTVAGWNGIVTAGWTGLEELLAAPDVTSDLVNTAKQARAKTDGVLKQIGDLTKNLDGSGKPAMPASEWNALCQSPFAPIVAVANTALDQSIARAEAVQAKALTNLIVQSFTFLLALAVTLAGVFVVRNRLMRPVRAILDAIARISARDYATPVPQSRHPDEFGTMAAALESLRESAATAERLGRERESQQALQLARSGTVDSACRSFDDTVQAVIQSVAASTRELDATATGVRSLVSQSSSQTAAVSSAAEQATNNLETIAAATEELSASVGEISAQVQSSAREAREAVSQAEQTNATVEILDQTASRIGEVVKMINAIAGQTNLLALNATIEAARAGEAGRGFAVVAGEVKSLASQTATATEEISRQVEEIQAATGQAVAAIRSIGGAISGIDEKMTAIAAAVEQQRAATTEISRNFQQAAQGTREVTDTIGSVARLNQETGNAGTVLSESVKKMSADADRLRVAVEGFLGAVKTA encoded by the coding sequence ATGTCATTTTTTAAGAAATCGGTAAGCAAGCTACTTCTTGTCCTGATGGCGCTTTTGGCCGCCGGCGCGCTGGCCAGCACCGCGTTCCAGATGTTCGGGGCGTTCGGCCGCTACAGCGATAGCCTGGAGACCGAGCGGCTTGCGGCTGCCGACAAGGCGATCTTCCAGGGCGTGCTCGCATTGCGCAACAATCGTGGCGATGCGCAGAGCGCGCTGCTCGGCGAGGACGATCCGCGTGCCAAGCTCGGCGCCGCCGAGAAGGCCGAGCAGGCCGGCTATGATGCCATCGTCGCGGCGCTCTCCACCGTCGAGTTCGCCCGCCGCGACGAGCTCGCCAGCACGCTGAAGCAGCGCTGGAGCGAGGCCGCGCCGAAGTTCCAGCTTTTCTACGACGAGGCCAAGCTGCCGCGTGCCGAGCGCAAGGTCGAGCGTACCGCACCGTGGTATGATGGCGTCACCAAGGTGATCGAGACCGCGAATCTGGCATCCACCGCGGTGTCGAACCGCGCCTGGACCAACGATCCCTTCATCGCCCGCATGATCCAGGCCCGCCGCCTGGCCTGGCAGGTGCGCGACCGTTACGGCATCCAGTGCTCGACCCTCCGTCCCAACATCAACACCTCGAAGCCGCTCGACGAGACCCAGAAGCAGACCGTGGCCGGATGGAACGGCATCGTCACCGCCGGCTGGACCGGCCTGGAGGAATTGCTGGCCGCGCCCGACGTGACGTCAGACCTCGTCAATACCGCGAAGCAGGCCAGGGCCAAGACCGACGGCGTGCTCAAACAGATCGGCGATCTCACCAAAAATCTCGACGGCAGCGGCAAGCCGGCAATGCCCGCCTCGGAATGGAACGCGCTGTGCCAGTCGCCCTTCGCGCCGATCGTCGCGGTCGCCAATACGGCGCTCGACCAGTCGATCGCGCGTGCGGAAGCCGTCCAGGCCAAAGCCCTCACCAATCTCATCGTGCAGTCGTTCACGTTCCTGCTCGCGCTGGCCGTGACCCTGGCCGGCGTGTTCGTGGTGCGCAATCGCCTCATGCGGCCGGTACGCGCCATCCTCGATGCCATCGCCCGCATCAGTGCGCGCGACTATGCGACGCCGGTGCCGCAATCCCGGCATCCCGACGAGTTCGGCACCATGGCCGCCGCGCTCGAAAGCCTGCGCGAGAGCGCGGCCACCGCGGAACGGCTGGGCCGGGAACGTGAATCGCAGCAGGCGCTGCAGCTCGCGCGCTCCGGCACCGTCGATTCCGCCTGCCGCAGCTTCGACGACACGGTGCAGGCGGTCATCCAGAGCGTTGCGGCCTCGACGCGGGAGCTCGATGCCACCGCGACCGGCGTGCGCTCGCTGGTGTCGCAGTCGAGCAGCCAGACCGCGGCGGTCTCGTCCGCCGCCGAGCAGGCCACCAACAATCTCGAGACCATCGCCGCCGCGACCGAGGAGCTCTCCGCATCCGTCGGCGAGATCTCGGCGCAGGTGCAGTCCAGCGCCCGCGAGGCCCGCGAAGCCGTTTCGCAGGCCGAGCAGACCAACGCGACGGTCGAGATCCTCGACCAGACCGCAAGCCGCATCGGCGAAGTCGTCAAGATGATCAACGCCATTGCCGGACAGACCAACCTTCTGGCCTTGAACGCCACCATCGAAGCCGCACGCGCGGGCGAGGCCGGCCGCGGTTTCGCCGTGGTCGCCGGCGAGGTCAAGAGTCTCGCCTCCCAGACCGCGACCGCGACCGAAGAGATCTCGCGCCAGGTCGAGGAGATCCAGGCCGCGACGGGCCAGGCGGTTGCCGCCATCCGCTCGATCGGCGGCGCCATCAGCGGCATCGACGAGAAGATGACGGCGATTGCCGCCGCCGTCGAGCAGCAGCGCGCCGCCACCACCGAGATCTCGCGCAACTTCCAGCAGGCGGCGCAAGGCACCCGCGAGGTCACCGACACCATCGGCAGCGTCGCCAGGCTCAACCAGGAGACCGGCAATGCCGGCACGGTTCTGTCGGAATCCGTCAAGAAGATGTCGGCCGACGCAGATCGTCTCCGCGTCGCGGTCGAGGGCTTCCTGGGCGCGGTGAAGACCGCCTAG
- a CDS encoding enoyl-CoA hydratase: MTEHIRIETNGGILTLTLARPDKKNALTDAMYGKLADAIEAAERDASARVLLIRGEGDMFTAGNDVGEFAAVATGKSEGSRNVIRFIQSLARCTRPLVAAVQGRAVGVGTTMLLHCDLVVLADNAQLSTPFVSLALVPEAASSLLMPARIGHARAYEMFALGEAVPAQAALQWGIANRVVPLDKLDAEALALAQRLARQPAGALTATKRLMRNGEVLVAQMQAEGEQFAQRLRTAEAREAFTAFAERRPPDFTKVA; encoded by the coding sequence ATGACCGAGCACATCCGCATCGAGACCAATGGCGGCATTCTCACCCTCACGCTGGCGCGTCCCGACAAGAAGAATGCGCTGACCGATGCGATGTACGGCAAGCTCGCCGACGCGATCGAAGCCGCCGAGCGCGATGCCTCGGCCCGCGTGCTCCTGATCCGCGGCGAGGGCGACATGTTCACCGCCGGCAACGACGTCGGCGAATTCGCCGCGGTCGCAACCGGCAAGTCCGAAGGCAGCCGCAACGTCATCCGCTTCATCCAGTCGCTGGCGCGCTGCACTCGGCCGCTGGTCGCGGCGGTGCAGGGCCGCGCCGTCGGCGTCGGCACCACGATGCTGCTGCATTGCGACCTCGTGGTGCTCGCCGACAACGCGCAATTGTCGACGCCTTTCGTCAGCCTCGCGCTGGTGCCTGAAGCGGCCTCCAGCCTGCTGATGCCGGCGCGCATCGGCCATGCCCGCGCCTACGAGATGTTCGCGCTGGGTGAGGCGGTGCCGGCGCAGGCGGCACTGCAATGGGGCATCGCCAACCGCGTGGTGCCGCTCGACAAGCTCGATGCCGAGGCGCTCGCACTCGCGCAGCGCCTTGCCCGGCAACCGGCCGGCGCCCTCACCGCCACCAAGCGCCTGATGCGCAATGGCGAGGTGCTGGTCGCGCAGATGCAGGCCGAAGGCGAGCAGTTCGCCCAACGCCTGCGCACCGCCGAGGCGCGCGAAGCATTCACGGCCTTCGCCGAGCGCCGCCCGCCTGACTTCACCAAGGTCGCGTGA
- a CDS encoding MarR family winged helix-turn-helix transcriptional regulator, with protein sequence MRSNGADARHHRLIYLLSVAQRRLQRWMAARPSSEVTPAQAGLLFILGKQDGVLMGEAGAALDMGPAGISGLVDRTEAAKLIERRADREDGRAWRIFLTPKGRSVLAQAKAGAAEINAALTDGFTAAEIDIVARWLTSIQDKFPRPSDDKAFRRTEGASP encoded by the coding sequence ATGCGAAGTAATGGCGCCGACGCGCGGCATCATCGGCTGATCTACCTGCTCAGCGTCGCGCAGCGCCGGCTGCAGCGCTGGATGGCAGCGCGGCCTTCGAGCGAGGTGACGCCGGCGCAGGCGGGATTGTTGTTCATCCTCGGCAAGCAGGACGGCGTCCTGATGGGCGAGGCGGGCGCGGCGCTCGACATGGGCCCGGCCGGCATCTCCGGCCTCGTCGACCGCACCGAGGCTGCGAAGTTGATCGAGCGGCGGGCCGACCGCGAGGACGGACGCGCCTGGCGCATCTTTCTGACGCCGAAGGGACGCAGCGTGCTGGCGCAGGCGAAAGCTGGCGCGGCCGAGATCAACGCGGCACTGACGGACGGGTTCACGGCCGCCGAGATCGACATCGTCGCGCGCTGGCTGACCAGCATCCAGGACAAGTTTCCAAGGCCTTCGGACGACAAGGCCTTCAGACGAACAGAAGGAGCAAGCCCATGA
- a CDS encoding tannase/feruloyl esterase family alpha/beta hydrolase: protein MTLTRAKLCAWLVGTAAALSANVASAATLTADAETVCKGLVGGADAVKIDSATLQAPSQLIVAERGPTPSARITPANPAFCKVLGHIDPTDPKAPPIRFQVNLPVEWNGRSLQYGGGGFNGVLITGLALPPAHPFDKPSPLARGFVTYGTDSGHETKPGEPPQVFALNDEAFENFAHRAYKRVRDVAVALMERAYGRKPDKMYFMGSSEGGREGLTMAQRYPDDFDGIFARVPVINWVGLQHAGTRSGLVTMGAGWINPAQVKLVGEAVRAACDKADGSDDALVQNPVACKAAFKVETLRCATGQSGDRCLSDAQIKAIETLHATYKFPFPLENGLDDYPGWGVSGEDIPAIGPTGGWTAWWLGTAPPAQPPAPNNGIAWIYGAGGIQYVFARDPKLDVTTYKVEEHKARLLEVSKLMDSTNPDLSRFRARGGRLIMLEHMADYAQSPYAGIRYFESVERKLGKAETAEFARLYTAPGVDHVGSGAPANVDMLSVLVDWVEKGKAPGDLEVAEQKVEAPSFTTLRALPLCRWPAWPHYKSGPVTEAASFACAP from the coding sequence ATGACGCTGACAAGAGCGAAGCTGTGCGCATGGCTGGTGGGTACGGCGGCCGCCCTGAGCGCGAACGTCGCATCGGCCGCGACCCTGACAGCGGATGCAGAGACGGTCTGCAAGGGCCTCGTTGGCGGCGCCGATGCCGTGAAGATCGATTCCGCAACGCTGCAGGCGCCCTCACAGCTCATTGTCGCCGAACGCGGGCCGACGCCGTCGGCGCGTATCACGCCGGCCAACCCGGCCTTCTGCAAGGTGCTCGGCCATATCGACCCTACCGATCCCAAGGCGCCGCCGATCAGGTTCCAGGTCAACCTTCCCGTCGAATGGAACGGACGCTCGCTGCAATATGGCGGCGGCGGTTTCAACGGCGTGCTGATCACCGGCCTTGCGCTGCCGCCGGCCCATCCCTTCGACAAGCCGTCGCCGCTGGCGCGCGGCTTCGTCACCTACGGCACCGATTCCGGTCACGAGACCAAGCCGGGCGAGCCGCCGCAGGTCTTTGCGCTGAACGATGAGGCCTTCGAGAATTTCGCCCACCGCGCCTACAAGAGAGTGCGCGACGTTGCGGTTGCGCTGATGGAGCGCGCCTACGGCAGGAAGCCCGACAAGATGTACTTCATGGGCTCGTCCGAGGGTGGACGCGAAGGCCTCACCATGGCGCAGCGCTATCCCGATGACTTCGACGGCATCTTCGCCCGCGTTCCCGTCATCAACTGGGTCGGCCTGCAGCACGCCGGCACGCGGTCGGGTCTCGTCACCATGGGCGCGGGCTGGATCAATCCGGCGCAGGTGAAGCTCGTCGGCGAGGCGGTGCGGGCGGCCTGCGACAAGGCCGACGGCTCCGACGATGCGCTGGTGCAGAACCCCGTCGCCTGCAAGGCCGCCTTCAAGGTCGAGACGCTGCGCTGCGCGACCGGCCAAAGCGGCGACCGGTGTCTCTCCGATGCGCAGATCAAGGCGATCGAGACGCTGCACGCGACCTACAAATTTCCGTTCCCGCTCGAAAACGGCCTCGACGATTATCCGGGCTGGGGCGTCTCGGGCGAGGATATTCCGGCGATCGGCCCGACCGGCGGCTGGACCGCGTGGTGGCTCGGCACCGCGCCGCCGGCACAACCGCCCGCGCCCAACAACGGCATCGCCTGGATCTATGGCGCCGGCGGCATCCAATATGTGTTCGCGCGCGATCCCAAGCTCGACGTCACCACCTACAAGGTGGAGGAGCACAAGGCGCGGCTGCTCGAAGTGTCGAAGCTGATGGATTCGACCAATCCCGATCTCAGCCGCTTCCGCGCGCGCGGCGGCCGTCTGATCATGCTCGAGCACATGGCCGACTACGCCCAGAGCCCCTATGCCGGCATCCGCTATTTCGAGAGCGTCGAGCGCAAGCTCGGCAAGGCCGAAACGGCCGAGTTCGCGCGACTCTACACCGCACCCGGCGTCGACCATGTCGGCTCCGGCGCACCGGCCAATGTCGACATGCTCAGCGTGCTGGTCGACTGGGTCGAGAAGGGCAAGGCGCCGGGCGATCTCGAAGTGGCCGAGCAGAAGGTCGAGGCGCCCTCGTTCACGACGCTGCGTGCGCTGCCGCTGTGCCGCTGGCCCGCATGGCCGCACTATAAATCGGGACCGGTGACGGAAGCGGCGAGCTTCGCCTGCGCGCCGTAA
- the serA gene encoding phosphoglycerate dehydrogenase, which produces MSAPGQGPERNAKALLLEGVNDSAVDLFRSAGFTNVERLTKALDGADLRRALDGVSLLGIRSRTQITDEVLAAADQLLAVGCFSVGTNQVDLAAARKRGIPVFNAPFSNTRSVAELVIGEIVMLLRRIFPRSVSAHAGGWDKSATGSREVRGRTLGIVGYGNIGSQLSTLAEAIGMRVIYFDRTDKLRHGNTEPVERLDELLAQSDVVSLHVPETPETAGMIGEKELRAMKPGSFLINNSRGTVVDLDALARSLRDGHLAGAAIDVFPVEPSSNADRFESPVQGLENVILTPHIGGSTEEAQERIGGEVARKLVDYFITGSTMGAVNFPEVQLHLRPSGARFSHVHRNVPGMLRRLNEVFLQRDINIAAQYLETSGDLGYVVLDADLAGQDSAALLQQIRSLDGTIGARLVFEH; this is translated from the coding sequence ATGTCAGCCCCAGGCCAAGGCCCCGAGCGGAACGCCAAGGCGCTGCTGCTCGAAGGCGTCAATGATAGCGCTGTCGACCTTTTCAGGAGCGCGGGCTTCACCAATGTGGAGCGGCTGACCAAGGCGCTCGACGGCGCGGATCTGCGGCGGGCGCTCGACGGCGTCTCGCTGCTCGGCATCCGCTCGCGCACCCAGATCACCGATGAGGTGCTCGCCGCCGCCGACCAGCTGCTCGCGGTCGGCTGCTTCAGCGTCGGCACCAACCAGGTCGATCTCGCGGCGGCGCGCAAGCGCGGCATTCCCGTGTTCAACGCGCCGTTCTCCAACACGCGCAGCGTCGCCGAGCTCGTGATCGGCGAGATCGTGATGCTGCTGCGGCGGATCTTCCCGCGCTCGGTGTCGGCCCATGCCGGCGGCTGGGACAAGTCGGCGACCGGCAGCCGCGAGGTGCGCGGCCGCACGCTCGGCATCGTCGGCTACGGCAATATCGGCTCGCAGCTCTCGACGCTCGCCGAAGCCATCGGCATGCGCGTGATCTATTTCGATCGCACCGACAAGCTTCGCCACGGCAATACCGAGCCGGTCGAGCGGCTGGACGAGCTGCTGGCGCAGAGCGACGTCGTCAGCCTGCACGTGCCGGAGACGCCGGAGACTGCGGGCATGATCGGCGAGAAGGAGCTGCGGGCGATGAAGCCGGGCTCGTTCCTGATCAACAACAGCCGCGGCACCGTGGTCGATCTCGATGCGCTCGCGCGTTCTTTGCGCGACGGCCACCTCGCCGGGGCCGCCATCGACGTGTTTCCGGTCGAACCGTCGTCGAACGCGGACCGCTTCGAGAGCCCGGTGCAGGGCCTCGAGAACGTCATCCTCACCCCGCATATCGGCGGCTCCACCGAGGAGGCGCAGGAGCGCATCGGCGGCGAGGTCGCGCGCAAGCTGGTCGACTATTTCATCACGGGCTCGACCATGGGCGCGGTGAATTTTCCGGAAGTGCAGCTGCATTTGCGTCCTTCCGGGGCGCGCTTCAGCCATGTCCATCGCAACGTGCCCGGCATGCTGCGGCGGCTCAACGAGGTCTTCCTGCAGCGCGACATCAACATCGCCGCGCAATATCTGGAGACATCGGGCGATCTCGGCTACGTCGTGCTCGATGCCGATCTCGCGGGGCAGGATTCGGCCGCGCTGCTGCAGCAGATCCGCAGCCTCGACGGCACGATCGGCGCGCGGCTGGTGTTCGAGCACTAA
- a CDS encoding rhodanese-like domain-containing protein produces MKLPTVTPADIRRALLLREEIALLDLRYEAGFATGHPLFAANIAVDRIAIEAETRLPRKDVPIVLYDDGEELVASGAERLAALGYTHISALDGGLKAWRAAGYEVFADVNSYSKAFGELVESRRHTPSLSADEVAKLIADEAKIAILDVRRFDEYATMNIPGSVSVPGAELVLRAGQAAPDPDTTIIVNCAGRTRSIIGTQSLINAGVPNKVRALRNGTIGWTLARHRLDHGADRRGEIGPFAGGPANARDVAYRAGVRHIGAREMAALVAQMDRTLYRFDVREAEEYAAGHLPGFRHYPGGQLVQETDMAAPVRGARILLTDDRSVRADMTASWLAQMGWEVYVLEGGYDAALEVGPPLALPRPDPAHRYRRPYEGTDVAQAAMQAYLDWEYGLVEQLRRDGTHGFYVI; encoded by the coding sequence ATGAAGCTCCCGACCGTCACTCCCGCCGACATCCGCCGCGCACTGTTGCTGCGAGAGGAGATCGCGCTGCTCGATCTCAGATACGAGGCAGGCTTTGCGACCGGGCATCCGCTATTCGCGGCCAACATCGCCGTCGACCGGATCGCGATCGAGGCCGAGACCAGGCTACCGCGCAAGGACGTGCCGATCGTGCTCTATGATGATGGAGAGGAGCTGGTCGCGAGCGGCGCCGAGCGTCTTGCCGCGCTCGGCTATACCCATATCAGCGCGCTCGACGGCGGGCTGAAGGCGTGGCGCGCGGCGGGCTACGAGGTCTTCGCGGACGTCAATTCCTATTCGAAAGCGTTCGGCGAGCTGGTCGAATCGCGCAGGCACACGCCCTCGCTCAGCGCCGACGAGGTCGCCAAGCTGATCGCCGACGAGGCCAAAATCGCCATCCTCGACGTCCGCCGCTTCGACGAATATGCGACCATGAACATTCCGGGCTCGGTCAGCGTGCCCGGCGCCGAGCTGGTGCTGCGGGCAGGGCAGGCCGCGCCGGATCCTGACACCACCATCATCGTCAATTGTGCCGGCCGCACCCGCTCCATCATCGGCACCCAGTCGCTGATCAATGCCGGCGTGCCCAACAAGGTGCGCGCGCTGCGCAACGGCACCATCGGCTGGACGCTGGCGCGGCACAGGCTCGACCACGGCGCCGACAGGCGTGGCGAGATCGGGCCATTCGCCGGTGGCCCTGCCAATGCACGCGATGTCGCCTATCGCGCCGGCGTGCGCCACATCGGGGCGCGCGAGATGGCGGCGCTGGTCGCGCAGATGGATCGCACGCTGTACCGTTTCGACGTACGCGAGGCCGAGGAATACGCGGCCGGCCATCTCCCGGGCTTCCGGCATTATCCGGGCGGCCAGCTCGTGCAGGAAACCGACATGGCTGCTCCGGTGCGCGGGGCGCGCATTCTGCTCACCGACGACAGGAGCGTCCGGGCCGACATGACGGCGTCGTGGCTGGCGCAGATGGGCTGGGAGGTCTATGTGCTGGAAGGCGGCTATGACGCCGCGCTCGAGGTCGGCCCGCCGCTCGCGCTGCCCAGGCCCGATCCGGCCCACCGCTACCGCCGTCCCTATGAAGGCACCGATGTCGCGCAAGCCGCGATGCAGGCCTATCTCGATTGGGAATATGGCCTCGTCGAGCAGCTCCGCCGCGACGGCACGCACGGGTTCTACGTGATTTGA
- a CDS encoding PepSY domain-containing protein produces the protein MAARTGHTIKAVLFQVHSVAGLILALLLSVIALTGAIMSFEDEIVDHLNAGIMQVAPRQAPALMPDELVARLTAGQDLGKVSAVTLSSDPSAAVHVRFARDERGDRPTSLYVDPYDARVLGSPRGEAFFATVRRLHRWLLIPGDGKGWGRPITGTIALGLIVMLVSGLALRWPRRAGSVKMWLKPNFGLSGRGLHRSLHTVIGTWLLPVYLTMTLTGLYFSFEWYKDGVTWLLARPHAAAAKMATKPPRPDGRGGPVAIGFDRAWMTFQREEGARFSRALLTLPAGAGTTIRIRSWGKASLLETTRDEFRIDAVTGQLVSAERFADKTFGETIIAAIYDIHRGEILGWPGKLAFMIAAILMPLFSVTGILLYLSRRRLRRSTPSPLGRLVPGE, from the coding sequence ATGGCGGCACGGACGGGACACACCATCAAGGCGGTCCTGTTCCAGGTCCATTCCGTCGCGGGCCTGATCCTCGCGCTGCTGCTGTCCGTGATCGCGCTGACCGGCGCGATCATGAGCTTCGAGGACGAGATCGTCGATCACCTCAATGCCGGCATCATGCAGGTCGCGCCGCGTCAGGCGCCGGCGCTGATGCCTGATGAGCTGGTGGCGCGGCTGACGGCAGGACAGGATCTCGGCAAGGTCTCGGCGGTCACGCTGTCGAGCGATCCGTCGGCGGCGGTCCATGTCCGCTTTGCGCGTGACGAACGGGGCGACCGGCCGACCTCGCTCTATGTCGATCCCTATGACGCGCGCGTACTGGGCTCGCCCCGCGGCGAGGCGTTCTTCGCGACGGTGCGCCGGCTGCATCGCTGGCTCCTCATCCCCGGCGACGGCAAGGGCTGGGGGCGGCCGATTACCGGCACCATTGCGCTCGGCCTGATCGTCATGCTGGTGTCAGGCCTGGCGCTGCGCTGGCCGCGCCGGGCAGGCAGCGTGAAGATGTGGTTGAAGCCGAACTTTGGACTCAGCGGCCGCGGATTGCATCGCTCGCTGCACACCGTGATCGGCACCTGGCTCCTGCCGGTCTATCTGACGATGACGCTCACCGGGCTGTACTTCTCCTTCGAATGGTACAAGGACGGCGTGACCTGGCTGCTGGCGCGTCCGCACGCCGCCGCAGCGAAGATGGCGACAAAGCCGCCGCGGCCGGACGGTCGCGGCGGGCCTGTCGCGATTGGATTTGATCGGGCCTGGATGACGTTCCAGCGCGAAGAGGGTGCCCGGTTCTCCCGGGCCTTGCTGACGCTGCCGGCGGGGGCGGGCACCACGATACGCATCCGCTCTTGGGGGAAGGCCTCGTTGCTCGAGACCACGCGCGACGAATTCCGCATCGACGCCGTCACCGGTCAGCTGGTCTCCGCGGAGCGCTTTGCCGACAAGACGTTCGGCGAGACGATCATCGCGGCCATCTACGACATCCATCGCGGCGAAATCCTGGGCTGGCCGGGCAAGCTCGCGTTCATGATCGCCGCGATCCTGATGCCGTTGTTCTCGGTCACCGGAATCCTGCTCTATCTGTCGCGCCGCAGGCTGCGCCGTTCGACGCCGTCACCGCTCGGGCGGCTCGTTCCCGGCGAGTGA
- a CDS encoding dihydrodipicolinate synthase family protein produces the protein MTEAIRGFWVASATPLAADGSVDSAKLAAHAKQLFSKGVDGVVLFGTTGEGTTFSVAERIATVEAMLKAGVAADRIGIGGGFPAFSDSIALSRAALKLGLRHVLVLPPYFDRNVTPDGIEDAFAAIIDGIADERLRAYLYHIPQVSGVAIPTGVAASLRKRYGKVIAGLKDSSGDFKQFQAFRAAAPELAITVGNEADIARAIAAGGAGTICGMANVVPELVKAMVDGKDVEARMQAAIDVVLKTPSSTAALKAILAAQTGDAAWLRVRPPLRASSDGAALKRKLDELMAPALV, from the coding sequence ATGACCGAGGCAATTCGCGGCTTCTGGGTGGCATCGGCGACGCCGCTGGCGGCCGACGGCAGCGTGGATTCGGCAAAGCTCGCAGCTCACGCCAAACAGCTCTTCAGCAAAGGCGTCGATGGCGTCGTGTTGTTCGGCACCACTGGAGAGGGCACCACCTTCAGCGTCGCCGAGCGCATCGCGACCGTGGAGGCGATGCTCAAGGCCGGCGTTGCCGCCGACCGTATCGGGATCGGCGGCGGCTTTCCCGCCTTCTCAGACAGCATCGCTCTCTCACGCGCGGCGCTCAAGCTTGGCCTGCGTCATGTGCTGGTGCTGCCGCCTTACTTCGATCGCAACGTCACGCCTGACGGCATCGAGGATGCCTTCGCCGCGATCATCGACGGCATCGCCGACGAAAGGCTGCGCGCCTATCTCTATCACATTCCGCAGGTGTCGGGCGTCGCGATTCCGACCGGCGTCGCTGCCAGCTTGCGCAAGCGCTACGGCAAGGTGATCGCCGGCCTGAAAGATTCCAGCGGCGACTTCAAGCAATTCCAGGCCTTCCGGGCCGCAGCCCCCGAGCTCGCCATCACCGTCGGCAACGAGGCCGATATCGCCCGCGCGATCGCCGCCGGCGGGGCCGGCACCATCTGCGGCATGGCCAATGTCGTGCCCGAGCTGGTCAAGGCCATGGTCGACGGCAAGGACGTCGAAGCGCGCATGCAGGCCGCGATCGATGTCGTGCTGAAGACGCCGTCGTCCACCGCCGCTCTGAAAGCAATCCTTGCGGCACAGACCGGCGATGCAGCCTGGCTGCGGGTGCGTCCGCCGCTGCGCGCGTCATCCGACGGCGCTGCGTTGAAGCGCAAACTCGACGAGCTAATGGCTCCCGCTCTGGTGTGA